From the Desulfovibrio legallii genome, one window contains:
- a CDS encoding HU family DNA-binding protein, producing the protein MPDRQHRKPKSVWRSIMTKAELVEKIHAKAGLPTKAKAEEALDAVVTALREALAAGESVTFTGFGSFKVVERAARKGRNPRTGKEITIPASKVAKFTPGKGLKDAIK; encoded by the coding sequence TTGCCGGACCGGCAACACAGGAAACCAAAATCCGTTTGGAGAAGCATCATGACAAAAGCTGAGCTTGTTGAAAAAATCCATGCCAAGGCCGGTCTGCCCACTAAAGCCAAGGCCGAGGAAGCTCTGGACGCTGTGGTTACCGCCCTGCGCGAAGCTCTGGCCGCCGGCGAGTCCGTGACCTTTACCGGCTTCGGCAGCTTTAAGGTTGTGGAGCGCGCCGCCCGCAAGGGCCGCAACCCCCGCACCGGCAAGGAGATCACCATCCCCGCCAGCAAGGTCGCCAAATTTACGCCCGGCAAAGGGCTGAAAGACGCCATCAAGTAG
- a CDS encoding sulfite exporter TauE/SafE family protein: MYFPTAGIECHPFIPFAAALGISFVTSMGGISGAFLLLPFQMSVLGYVNPSVSSTNQFFNVLACPSGVWRYWREGRMLWPLAFTVALGTLPGVFLGAFIRITLLPDPASFQLFAGLLLLYMGLRMARLLWRERGRRPAPRPAGQNLSSCRVLAWNSRVLEFTFQDAHYSVSTRKLALLSLAVGLVGGAYGIGGGAIMAPFLVACFGLPVHVVAGATLLATWLTSLAGVGFYTLLAPFYPHLTVAPDWRMGLLVGLGGLCGVYLGARCQKHVPAFALKALLAAVLLFTALRYLGQGV; the protein is encoded by the coding sequence ATGTATTTTCCCACAGCCGGCATTGAATGCCATCCCTTCATCCCCTTTGCCGCCGCGCTGGGCATTTCTTTCGTCACCTCCATGGGGGGCATTTCCGGGGCCTTTCTGCTGCTGCCTTTTCAGATGAGCGTGCTCGGCTATGTGAACCCCAGCGTCAGCTCCACCAACCAGTTCTTCAACGTCCTGGCCTGTCCTTCAGGCGTCTGGCGCTACTGGCGCGAGGGGCGCATGCTCTGGCCCCTGGCCTTTACCGTGGCTCTGGGCACCCTGCCGGGGGTTTTTCTGGGGGCTTTCATCCGCATTACCCTCCTGCCGGATCCGGCCAGCTTCCAGTTGTTTGCCGGGCTGCTTCTGCTGTATATGGGTCTGCGCATGGCCCGTCTGTTGTGGCGGGAACGGGGGCGCAGGCCAGCGCCCCGGCCCGCAGGGCAGAATCTTTCCTCCTGCCGCGTGCTTGCCTGGAACAGCCGTGTGCTGGAGTTCACGTTTCAGGACGCGCATTACAGCGTATCCACTCGCAAGCTGGCCCTGTTGAGCCTGGCGGTGGGGCTGGTGGGCGGGGCCTACGGCATCGGCGGCGGGGCCATTATGGCGCCCTTCCTGGTGGCCTGTTTCGGCCTGCCCGTGCACGTAGTGGCCGGGGCCACGCTGTTGGCCACCTGGCTGACCTCGCTGGCCGGCGTGGGCTTTTACACCCTGCTCGCCCCCTTTTACCCCCACCTGACCGTGGCCCCAGACTGGCGCATGGGCCTGCTGGTGGGGCTGGGCGGACTTTGCGGCGTCTACCTGGGCGCGCGCTGTCAGAAGCATGTGCCCGCCTTTGCGCTCAAGGCGCTGCTGGCTGCGGTTTTGCTCTTTACAGCCCTGCGCTATTTGGGCCAAGGTGTGTAG
- the murI gene encoding glutamate racemase — protein sequence MRHTAALPVGLFDSGMGGLTVLKALNARLPHEDLVYLGDTARLPYGTKGRDTIIRYTLKAARTLVDMGVKMLVVACNTATATALPTLREALAPLPVLGVVEPGAEAAVQASHNGHIVVIATEATIAGGAYQRAIARLRPQAVVTGRACTLFVPLAEEGWMEGPVVEGVARRYLSDLFPAPTAAPAALPAATSADLAPDTLLLGCTHFPLLLGALRPVVGPQVRIVDSAATTAAWVAAALERQDLLRPDEISAEGGRCRFLTTDNTARFARTGSLFLGRPLDPAEVALVDL from the coding sequence ATGCGCCATACCGCCGCCCTGCCCGTGGGGCTGTTTGATTCCGGCATGGGGGGCCTTACCGTGCTCAAAGCCCTTAATGCCCGCCTGCCCCATGAGGATCTTGTCTACCTCGGTGATACGGCCCGCCTGCCGTACGGCACCAAGGGCCGCGACACCATCATCCGCTACACCCTCAAGGCCGCCCGCACCCTGGTGGACATGGGCGTAAAAATGCTGGTGGTGGCCTGCAACACGGCCACGGCCACGGCCCTGCCCACCCTGCGCGAGGCCCTCGCCCCCCTGCCCGTGCTGGGTGTAGTGGAGCCCGGCGCGGAAGCCGCCGTCCAGGCCAGCCATAACGGGCACATCGTGGTCATCGCCACCGAAGCCACCATTGCCGGAGGGGCCTACCAGCGGGCCATCGCCCGGCTGCGGCCCCAGGCCGTGGTCACGGGTCGGGCCTGCACCCTCTTTGTGCCTCTGGCCGAAGAAGGCTGGATGGAGGGCCCCGTGGTGGAAGGCGTGGCCCGCCGCTACCTGAGCGACCTCTTCCCCGCGCCAACCGCCGCGCCAGCCGCTTTGCCGGCCGCCACAAGCGCAGACCTTGCGCCGGATACGCTGCTGCTGGGCTGCACGCATTTTCCGCTGCTGCTGGGGGCCTTGCGGCCGGTGGTGGGGCCGCAGGTGCGCATTGTGGATTCCGCGGCCACCACAGCGGCCTGGGTGGCCGCTGCCCTGGAGCGCCAAGACCTGCTGCGGCCCGACGAAATCTCCGCCGAGGGCGGCCGCTGCCGCTTCCTGACTACGGACAACACGGCCCGCTTTGCCCGCACGGGCAGCCTCTTTCTGGGGCGGCCTCTGGACCCGGCGGAAGTGGCCTTGGTAGACTTGTAG
- a CDS encoding sulfotransferase family protein — protein sequence MPETARLILVLGMHRSGTSAWARALRVLGVDLGARLLPPLSCNPKGFFEDEDIYACNRQLLRQLGQNWSHWPPPPAVEQRRLAGGEAGAAALALLRDKCAGGAPHGLKDPRLSLLMPFWRPVLAAAALRPHCLICLRHPESVAASLARRDNLDAEQSHALWVAHTLGAITGSAGLPRMLVDYESLLRDPQAALERLSRFLRLPVDAAERAVFCNDFLDADLCHHTPTALPADPDAPTDQAPWGALALRICTALRPDPARPAPLDDMESSACTRAVGGWLAAMRQLPPPPLRAPGPEAQP from the coding sequence ATGCCGGAAACGGCGCGGCTGATTCTGGTGCTGGGCATGCACCGCAGCGGTACAAGCGCCTGGGCGCGCGCCCTGCGCGTGCTGGGTGTGGATCTGGGCGCGCGGCTTTTGCCCCCCCTGTCCTGCAATCCCAAAGGTTTTTTTGAAGATGAGGATATCTACGCCTGCAACAGGCAGTTGCTGCGGCAGCTGGGCCAGAACTGGAGCCACTGGCCGCCGCCTCCTGCCGTGGAGCAACGCCGTCTGGCGGGCGGCGAGGCCGGGGCGGCAGCTCTGGCCCTGCTGCGCGACAAATGTGCGGGCGGCGCGCCCCACGGCCTTAAGGACCCGCGGCTGAGCCTGCTTATGCCCTTCTGGCGGCCGGTGCTGGCGGCAGCGGCCTTACGGCCGCACTGCCTGATCTGCCTGCGCCACCCAGAGAGCGTAGCCGCTTCTCTGGCCCGCCGCGACAATCTGGACGCGGAGCAGAGCCATGCGCTCTGGGTGGCCCATACCCTGGGGGCCATCACGGGCAGTGCGGGGCTGCCCCGGATGCTGGTGGACTACGAATCCTTACTGCGCGATCCCCAGGCGGCTCTGGAACGCCTTTCCCGCTTTCTGCGCCTGCCCGTAGACGCCGCAGAGCGCGCCGTCTTCTGCAACGACTTTCTGGATGCGGACCTTTGCCACCACACGCCGACGGCGCTCCCCGCAGACCCGGACGCGCCGACAGACCAAGCCCCCTGGGGCGCTCTGGCCCTGCGCATCTGCACAGCCCTGCGCCCTGACCCGGCACGCCCCGCGCCCCTGGACGATATGGAAAGCTCCGCCTGCACCCGCGCCGTAGGCGGCTGGCTGGCGGCCATGCGGCAGTTGCCGCCGCCCCCGCTGCGCGCGCCGGGGCCGGAGGCGCAGCCATGA
- the hisH gene encoding imidazole glycerol phosphate synthase subunit HisH has protein sequence MLAILDYKAGNQTSVRRALEHLGIPCAITADPAALDAAQGIIFPGVGAAGQAMGALRASGLDQVLRRAVERGRPLLGICLGCQILLERSEENDTPTLGLVPGVCRRFADGMRQEDGTPAPVPHMGWNDINLQAPCPLLTGVDPGAEFYFVHSYYVEPAPDLVLATSVYGREFCSLYGRDGLWAVQFHPEKSGRPGLTLLRNFYRYCEARHAA, from the coding sequence ATGTTGGCCATTCTGGACTACAAGGCGGGCAATCAGACGAGCGTGCGCCGGGCCCTGGAGCATCTGGGCATTCCCTGCGCCATCACGGCGGATCCCGCGGCGCTGGACGCGGCCCAGGGGATAATCTTTCCCGGCGTGGGGGCCGCGGGCCAAGCCATGGGCGCGCTGCGCGCAAGCGGCCTGGATCAGGTGCTGCGCCGCGCCGTGGAGCGGGGCCGGCCCCTGCTGGGCATCTGCCTGGGCTGTCAGATTCTGCTGGAGCGCAGCGAAGAGAACGACACCCCCACCCTGGGGCTTGTGCCCGGCGTCTGTCGCCGGTTTGCGGACGGCATGCGCCAGGAGGACGGCACGCCGGCTCCGGTGCCGCACATGGGCTGGAACGATATCAATCTTCAGGCCCCCTGTCCGTTGCTCACGGGCGTGGACCCCGGCGCGGAATTTTATTTTGTGCACAGCTATTATGTGGAGCCGGCTCCGGACCTGGTGCTGGCCACCAGCGTGTACGGGCGGGAGTTCTGCTCACTGTACGGGCGGGACGGGCTTTGGGCCGTGCAGTTCCATCCGGAAAAAAGCGGTCGCCCCGGTCTGACCCTGCTGCGCAACTTTTATCGCTACTGCGAGGCCCGCCATGCTGCGTAA
- the cbiR gene encoding cobamide remodeling phosphodiesterase CbiR — protein sequence MSFAGGRPTVGEAGGLQGPLAAHPLAGRLAAPSFVLPGTVAANARFLAHKVDEVALCFFEARACLTYGPEDLPPDLADLPLRWHVHLPVDLPWPARAAGAHPAAACVALARAVAAKAAFLRPRLAVLHPPDGAPARQRRLLADFAALWQAEGGPPLLVENIDICDPATLGRGFLEDHGLRLCLDVGHLLGYAQFRLLRSALPETAALLHWSAPAGGDRHRPLTDFTPEEARTAAAVMARVPTAATHLVEIFQWNGLAASLPVLAVLAQKGAATLRGGA from the coding sequence ATGAGCTTTGCCGGGGGCAGGCCCACGGTCGGGGAGGCCGGCGGGCTGCAAGGCCCCCTTGCCGCGCACCCTCTGGCAGGCCGCCTGGCGGCGCCATCCTTTGTGCTGCCCGGCACGGTGGCGGCCAACGCCCGCTTTTTGGCCCACAAGGTGGACGAGGTGGCCCTGTGTTTTTTTGAAGCCCGCGCCTGCCTGACTTACGGGCCGGAAGATCTGCCCCCGGATCTGGCCGACCTGCCCTTGCGCTGGCATGTGCATCTGCCCGTAGATCTGCCCTGGCCCGCGCGCGCTGCGGGCGCGCACCCGGCGGCCGCCTGCGTGGCCCTGGCCCGCGCCGTGGCCGCCAAGGCCGCCTTTTTGCGGCCGCGCCTGGCCGTACTGCACCCGCCGGACGGCGCGCCGGCCCGCCAGCGTCGGCTGCTGGCGGACTTTGCCGCCCTGTGGCAGGCCGAGGGCGGCCCGCCCCTGCTGGTGGAAAATATCGACATCTGCGACCCGGCCACGCTGGGGAGGGGATTTCTGGAGGACCACGGCCTGCGTCTTTGCCTGGACGTAGGCCACCTCCTGGGCTATGCTCAGTTCCGTCTGCTGCGTTCCGCCCTGCCGGAGACCGCGGCGCTGCTCCACTGGAGCGCCCCGGCCGGCGGCGACCGGCACCGACCGCTTACAGACTTCACACCGGAGGAAGCCCGCACGGCCGCTGCCGTCATGGCCCGTGTGCCGACCGCAGCCACGCACCTGGTGGAAATTTTTCAGTGGAACGGGCTGGCCGCTTCGCTACCTGTTCTGGCCGTGCTGGCGCAAAAAGGAGCAGCGACGCTGCGCGGCGGGGCCTGA